The genomic DNA CACTGCCATCCCAAAAACAATTAAGGCAATGGAAATAAAATCTTCTTGGATAAAACGTTGCTTCTGAATTAGACTGGTGAGCATTCCTACTATTCCCAAGCTAATAGCATGGGTAGGATGATGTGCTGTCATGCCATCTTGCAGTAATCCCAAAACTATACCGGCAAATACCCCTGAAATCACCGGACGTTTTACACTCCAAGCTACTACCCAAATTAGTAACCAGTTAGGACTGATATCCAATAGTTCCATACCTGGAAATCTTGTAGGTAACATGAGTAAACATAAAAATACCGATCCAGCGGTGATAATCCAATCTGTAACTTGCAGTAACCCAGGATGCCAATGGCTCAACTTGGGTATTAAAGATTGAAATTTTTGGTCTGGCGTTTTGGTAATCTTGTTTTTGTTGCCCAGAAATCCAGGAATTTTCATTATACTTATCCGAAATTTTTAATAATCTAATTAGACTTTTGTCGTTCTTGGTTTTCTGGTTTGGCTATTTCCGGATCTATTTTTTCTGAGCCTGGATATACAGTTACCCAATCTAAATAACGTATTGATGGGAATAGCTCTACTTTCGCTACTGATGCTGGGAGTTTCTTTAAATCAAGAGATTTGATTCTACCCACTGGGACACCAGCCGGATACTTTTGGCTATAAGTGGATGTAGAAACTAAATCGCCAACTTTGACATTAGGAACTTTTTCATAAAACTCTAACACTCCCTCTGTAGATGAATCTCCCCG from Okeanomitos corallinicola TIOX110 includes the following:
- the mreD gene encoding rod shape-determining protein MreD translates to MKIPGFLGNKNKITKTPDQKFQSLIPKLSHWHPGLLQVTDWIITAGSVFLCLLMLPTRFPGMELLDISPNWLLIWVVAWSVKRPVISGVFAGIVLGLLQDGMTAHHPTHAISLGIVGMLTSLIQKQRFIQEDFISIALIVFGMAVVSNTIFALQLSLMGGSCGDMCFRKSEDIWTYYQRVALASAILSSLWAPVLYYPLNRWWQKMKLIRNS